The following proteins are co-located in the Vigna unguiculata cultivar IT97K-499-35 chromosome 9, ASM411807v1, whole genome shotgun sequence genome:
- the LOC114162561 gene encoding uncharacterized protein LOC114162561 yields MAPPSTDLRQIGAEGFALIEKFYGPARRNNGSDAFHLHGRRERCCVVYQVPKDLMDESSVGGYTKPKPSNRWGRPFKFPPLSSMAPPTDLRMIGSEGFGLIDKFYGPSSRRRPNYWNGVCPARQGRWVFQVPNHELEDLVINSREVVSRYCWKYK; encoded by the exons ATGGCACCTCCTTCAACAGATCTGAGACAAATTGGTGCAGAAGGGTTTGCTCTGATAGAGAAGTTCTATGGTCCAGCAAGAAGGAACAATGGAAGTGATGCATTTCATTTGCATGGGCGAAGAGAACGTTGTTGCGTGGTTTATCAAGTGCCTAAAGATCTCATGGATGAGTCTTCTGTTGGGGGTTATACCAAGCCTAAACCCTCAAATCGTTGGGGTAGACCCTTTAAGTTT CCACCATTATCATCAATGGCACCACCAACAGACCTGAGAATGATAGGTTCAGAAGGGTTTGGTCTGATAGACAAATTCTACGGACCATCGAGTCGCAGAAGGCCAAATTATTGGAATGGGGTATGTCCTGCAAGACAAGGACGTTGGGTGTTTCAGGTTCCCAACCATGAGTTGGAAGACCTTGTGATCAATAGCAGAGAAGTTGTTTCTCGTTATTGTTGGAAGTACAAGTAG